The DNA segment TCCCCTGGAGGCGTTACCCCAACCGCAGGAAAAGCTGGAAATTTTAAAAATGACTATTGAGGAACTGACTAATAGCCAGTACCTATTTATCGGGATGGATCATTTTGCCAAACATAACGATGAGTTAGCGATCGCCCAACGTAACCACACCCTCCAGCGCAACTTCCAAGGTTACACCACCCACGCCGGTACAGAACTTTTCGGCTTTGGTGCGACATCTATTAGTATGCTGCATGATGCTTATGTGCAGAATCACAAGCAGTTAAAAGAATATTATCAAGCCGTTGCTGGTGATGCTTTACCTGTGAGCAAGGGTATCAAACTCACAACCGATGATATTCTCAGACGGGATGTGATTATGTGTATCATGTCTAACTTTTATCTGCATAAACAAGAGATTGAGGACAAATATCACATTAATTTTGATGAATATTTCTCTCAAGAAATTGCAGCTTTAAAACCATTAGCGGCTGATGGATTAGTTAGTCTTTCCAGCAAACACATCCAAGTAACAGAAATCGGTAGATTACTAGTAAGGAATATCGCTGTTGTCTTTGATATTTATCACCACAATCAAGACAAACAATTCTCTCGGACTATTTAATTCAGAGGGGCGCGGGGTGAGACAGCGCGGTCTTGGGGGTTTCCCCCATAAGCGACTGCGAACCCGAAGGGCTGAGGTATGGGAGAAAAATTTACCTAGTCTCCAATCCTCAGTTTTTTTATAGTCCTCTGATTGGTGCTAGTTTCGGACTTGATGAACTTCAGGGTCATGCGATCGCAACTGATTAATTTACTGAGTCAGATCCAGAGGCTTCCTTTAGTTCGCTCCAAGTGAATTGTTATACGGCTATTCACCTCCACAGCCTCCACCTCCACAGCCTCCGCAACCTCCACCTCCGCAATCACTGCCGCCATCATTGCCATCAGACTCACCAGAACTATGACCACTAGAATCGCCCCATCCCCATCCACTACCCCAACCCCCGCAGCCAGCAGATCCACAACCACTGCCGCCCCAACCTCCTCTGATACGAGGGAGTGAAGGATTCTTCATCAAATCTACTATCCCTACAAGAAATCGTATAACGCCAAATGCTGCCGCAATACAAATAACGGCGAGTATAGCCCCTGTAAATGGATCGATATTGTTTTCAAAATTGCCTATATAACAACCGCTTAATATCAAAGCGAAAAGAATAGCGGTACTTGTTGTTGCTGCTTTTTGAACTTGCAGCTTTGCCAATACCCAATTTTGTTGAGTGTTGACGCGCACAAAATATAAATCGCGCCCAAAACGATCCTTTGGTGTAGACCAAATCTCTAATGGAGGTTTTACTTCAAAAAATCGTTCGTAGCTCTCCAAAGTCTCGCTATACCAATCATCAAATTTTTGATTTTCAGCCTCTCCGCCAAGAGTTGGATCATGATGCAACGGTGTTTGCAAAACCTGTGAGCAGAACTCTTCCCAATATGATCGCGTATAGGTCAAATGCAGATGCCAAACTTGGTCTACTTGGTCTGAAGGGGTAACTGGATGCCCTGCTGCTACAGCCAAAAAAGCGAACTTCTTGTACTCCTCAATGGTTTGCCGAGCGTACTGCAATGACCAGCCATTATCTCTTGCCAGTCGTTTGCTAAATGATAACGGAGCATCTGGTTTGTCTAACGAAAATGCTTGAATTCGCTCATATAACTCTATTTGCTCAGTATTCATTGCTTGAACACCCGTGCTAGCTAACCCTTCAGAGTTCACCATCTTTTTTACTGAATTTGGATAAACTTTACTCAGAATTTAACATCGCCTTTAACATTCGTCGAAAGCTGACATAGTTCTGAAGTCTAATGAATAGCACTACAACTGTTTCTCCACAGAGGACTCAAGCCGTATAACAGTGAATTTGTGCGGCGGCAGACAAGCTTGAACTCTCACCGACAATTTCTGCTCCGTCCGCACCAACGCAGTGTTAGCTGGCTTACCTTACCAATAACCCTTAAGTACAATTAGAGGATTCAAGGCTGAAAACGAAGGTGTTGAAGATATCGCACTTGAGTAATGGTCTCGAAGTCACGATCATCATGGATCAAAAGTAAATTATTTTCCAGTGTCACTTGAGCAATACAGCAATCGATTGGACTACGAACGGTAAGCCCTTGGCGGCGCAAGTCGTAGTAGATACGTGCAGCCTCTCGCCACGAAGAAGGTGTTAGTTCAACGTAGTCTTGTGCTTCAAGATAAGTAGAGAGGAGAGTCCACTCTTGCTCATTCAGACTACCTTGCAACAATTCAAGCTGGGTGAACCGAGTGAGTTCTGCCGATTCGCAACCAGGGTT comes from the Nostoc sp. PCC 7120 = FACHB-418 genome and includes:
- a CDS encoding glycine-rich domain-containing protein; protein product: MVNSEGLASTGVQAMNTEQIELYERIQAFSLDKPDAPLSFSKRLARDNGWSLQYARQTIEEYKKFAFLAVAAGHPVTPSDQVDQVWHLHLTYTRSYWEEFCSQVLQTPLHHDPTLGGEAENQKFDDWYSETLESYERFFEVKPPLEIWSTPKDRFGRDLYFVRVNTQQNWVLAKLQVQKAATTSTAILFALILSGCYIGNFENNIDPFTGAILAVICIAAAFGVIRFLVGIVDLMKNPSLPRIRGGWGGSGCGSAGCGGWGSGWGWGDSSGHSSGESDGNDGGSDCGGGGCGGCGGGGCGGE
- a CDS encoding type II toxin-antitoxin system VapC family toxin; the encoded protein is MLQGSLNEQEWTLLSTYLEAQDYVELTPSSWREAARIYYDLRRQGLTVRSPIDCCIAQVTLENNLLLIHDDRDFETITQVRYLQHLRFQP